The genomic region TCTGGGCCTGCTGCTTGGTCAGTTGACCCTGACGGATGAGGGTGAGGACGATCTCGCGGTCGCGCTCGAAGGCAGGCATGGCGGGAGGGTTCGCCAGGGGGCGCGCGGGGTCCTGCAGGACAGCGCGTGGGCCGGGACACCCTGGACCGGCCCGGCCACCGCCGGATGGGCGCGATGCGAAATGTTCTGGAACTTTCGTTCACAGACTGCTAGTTCGGCCCCTTTGCTGTACCTGCGATTATGGAGGGAGTGATTCTGCGATCACCCCCCGGGCACACACACATCGCGCGCACCCCCCCATCAGAGGGGGCGCAAAAGCGGCGGTTCAGGAGGGACGGGGCTATGGCTGAGGGTCTGGTTGAGGAGATCAAGCGCAAGGTGGCGCAGGACGTCGAGGCCGCCTATGGGACGGCAGCGCCGAGGCGGCAGTGGCGCACGCCGCGGGGCTTCAAGATGCTCTGTCCGCTGCACCAGGAGCGGCGGCCGTCGCTGCATGTGTCGCGGCCGGAGGGGCTGTTCAAGTGCTTCGGCTGTGGCGCCGGCGGGGACTTCATCCACTTCGTGGGCTTGCTGCGGGGCCTGGCCGACCCCGGCGACGCCGTGCGCGAAGCCGCGCGGGTGCTGGGCCTAGCCGACACGCGTGGGCCGGGACATCCTGGACCGGCCGCCGGGACGTCCGAACCTACCCACCGCTACCACATCCGCGACCTCGACGGCCGCCTCATCGCCATCCACGAGCGCTCCGAGGACGCGTCGGGCCGCAAGAGCTTCCGCTGGATGCGCGAGGGCAAGCCCGGCCTGGGGGGTCGGGGGGCGGCCGGTCTGCCCCTGTACAACACCCACCTGCTGCCGCCGCTGGCCGACGGCGACACCGTGGTCGTGGCTGAGGGCGAGAAGGCCGCCGACGCGCTCACGGCGGCGGGCGTCGTGGCGCTGGGCACCGTGACCGGGGCCTCGTCGTGTCCCAAGGACCCCGTCCTGGAGCCCCTGCGGCGGCTGCGCGTCCTGCTGTGGCCGGACCACGACGACGGCGGACGGGCCCACATGAACGAGATCGCCGAGCGCCTGCTGGCGCTGGGGGCGCCGACCCCGCTGATGGTCACATGGCCCGACGCGCCCGACCATGGCGACGCCGCGGACTACCTCGCCGGCCCCGAGGTCGCGGTCGGTGACCGCTCCCACGAACTGCGGGCGTTCCTGGACGCCCACGCCGCGCCCTATGACGCCGAGGCGCACGGGCAGACCGCGTCGGTCAGCCGCATGGCCGCGCACTTGCAGGCCAGCAGTTGGCTGTGGGAGAGCTGGCTGCCGGAGGGCTATGTGACGATGCTGGGCGGCGAGACGGGGGTGGGCAAGAGCGGCGTGGCCCTGGCCCTGGTCCGCTGCTACCTGCACGGCCTGAGCTGGCCGGACGGCACGCGCCGCAGCGACCCGCACCCCCGCGACCGGCGGGTGCTGTGGCTGGAGACCGAGGACAGCCACGGGATGCTGCGCGACCGCTGCGAACAGTGGGGGGTGTCCGCCGACCGGCTGCGCGTGTGGGGCAACGACGGCCTCGCCACCGCCCGGCTGGATGACCCGGACTTCCCCGCCGCGCTCACGCGCGAGCACCACCGGAGCCGCTATGGCCTGATCGTGCTCGACACGCTCACCGGGGCGCACTACCAGGAGGAGAACTCGGCGGGCATCAAGCGCAATCTGCACGTGCTCACCCGCTTCGCGGCCCACGAGCATGTCGCCGTGCTGGTGCTCCACCACCTGCGCAAGCGGCGCGAGGGCGAGCCGACGAACGTCACCCTCGACCGGCTGCGCGGCTCGTCGGTGCTGCCGAACATGATGCGCTCGGTGTGGGCCCTGTCGCGCGACGAGCGGGAGCCGGACGTGCTGTGCCTGCGGGTCCTCAAGAGCAACCTCGCCGCGCCGCCCGACCCGATCGCCTGCGCGCTGGGGGCCTACGGCCCGGAGTTCGCGCCGTGGCAGGAGGCGGAGGCGACGCCGAGGGGGACGGCCCTGCGGCTGGACCGGGCCGCGGAGGCGCTGCAGGGGTTGCTGGGGGACGGGCAGTGGCACCCGCTGGCCGAACTCAAGGCGGCCCTGGTCGCGGCGGGGTACGGGGAGCGCATGTGCCAACTGGCGCGGACCAGGCTTTCGCTGGAAGAGCGGCGAGACGGTCCGGCGCTGCAACTGCGCCTGCCGCAGCCGGCAGCGCCAACCGCCGCTTCTTGAGCGGTTCAGGGGGGGTGGGTGCGTGCGAAAGAGAGAGAGAACAGAAGGGAGGATTCCTTCTTCTTCTTCTCACGCACGCCCCCACCCCCAGACAGCCCCGAAAGCGGCGGTTGCGGACCAGGCCAGGAGAGCCGCGTGGGCCTGCTAATAGCCGGCCCGCCGCACACGACGCGCCACCCACGACCCGTCTCTTCATCAGCTCTCACCGTCCACTGGCTGGCGTCCGCACGAACCCCACGCCTGGTGTGCTCGCCTCCGCCGTCTGCGCCGGGCCGAAGGCAACCAGGTCCGTGCAGTCGCCCCAGGCGACCCGGAGGGCGCGGTGGCCCACGCGCGTGACTGCCGGCTGGGGCGTGCCCGGCCGGCGGGGGTACAGGAACGCCAGGAAGTGCGGCGCGCCGGTCGTCTTGACCTCAGCGCGCAGCCGTGGGTGCTCCACGACCTCGGCGGTGGCGCTCCATTTGGTCTGGCAGGCGTCCACGGTGAACGCCGGGGGCGTGGCCGCGAAGAGCACCACCTGCATCTCCCAGCCGGTGTTGTCATCCACCAGCCGGGGGAACGTGCCGCCCAGGTCGAACCGCATCCCCTGCCCCGAGATCATGAACCCGGTGTCATTGATGCCCTGCAGCAGCCACGTATAGCTGTGCTCCGCCCCGTCGGCGACCATGTCGTCGTAGATGACGGCATAGGGCCGCTGCTTGTCGTGGATGAAGAAGACGTGCCGGTCGAACTGCTTGAGCGTGGGGTTGTGGTACAGGTCCCCGGCCCTCCCGCAGGCGTATGTAGCCAACTCGCCCGGCTGGTAGGCCACGATCCGCCCCTCGGCGGCCTTCATCTGCTGGCCCTTGCCATCGAAGAGCATCCCGTTGTGGTGCTCCGTCTGCCCGCCGCCATAGCCCGAGTCTCCGGCCAGGGCGCTTTGGCCCCGGTAGAGCGCGAAGTGGTTCGCGTCGTACTGCCCGTGGCCATAGTCCGGGTTCCCGCCGCAGGTGAACGAGAGCAGGCAGTCCTCGTTGCCCCAGCCCGAGCGCATCGAGACCAGACCTCGCCGCGAGAACCGTCGGCTCAGCGGCAGGCCGACCTGCTCGGGCGTCTGCGCCGCCGGCGCCAGCGCGTGCCACAGGATGGTGTAGTTCAGCAGCGGCTGGGCAGCGTTGCGGCCGTCGCCGAAGAGGTCCTTGGGGTCCGTGAGCCGCCCCGTCACATGCTCCCACAGCCACGTCATCTCCGGTCGCCGGTACAGGTCGGCATACAGCGGGAAGAAGCACGTGTGGGCGTGGAAGAAGGCGTCGTTGGTGTTGTTGAAGTAGTTGCCGCCGGGCAGCGCCTCGTACAGGTAGTAGTCGCAAACCTGGCGCAGGCGGGGATGGTCGAACAGGTTCTCCCCGCCGGCCCGCCGCAGCGCCTCGCACGGGAAGTTCAGGTAGTACAGACACGCCGAGGTGTAGCCCGCCCCCTCCAGCGCCCCGCCGTCCACCCCAAGGCCGATGTCCAGGTAGCGCTTGATGCCCTCGAGGAACAGGTCGAGCCAGGCCTGCTCCTGGGCCGCGTTGCCGGTCTCGCCCCACACCGCCAGCGTCAGCAGCGCCGCCGACGAGTTGCCGATGAGCGCGAAGTTGTGCCCCAGCACCCCCGGATAGCGCGGGGCCTCCGGCAGCTTCTTCATGTAGCCATAGAAGTACGCCAGGTACGTCCCGGTGATGTAGCCGCGCACCTCGGCCCGCTCACCGTCGCTCAGGTGGTCATACAGCAGGTCGTAGAAGACGGCCAGGGAGCGGCTCGAGTGCCCCGCATCCAGCGGCTGGCTCAGCCAGCCCTGGTAGGGCTGCCCGTAGTTCAGCCCGCCGATCTGGTCAATCACCCGCTCGCGGATGATCGTCAGCACGATGTGCCTGGCGCCCTCGATGTACTTGTCCTCACCTGACAGCACCCCGGCCCACGCCAGCTCCTCGAAGCACTTGGTCAGCCACGTCGCCCCGCCCCGGTCGCGCCAGCAATGGTGCTTGCGCTCGGGCCAGTCCACATACAGGGGCGACTTGGGGTCCAGGTACCCGTTGCACTTGCGGAGCATCTCCTTGTACGCCAGCGCCTCGACGCCCCGGTCCAGCCGCCCGCGCACAGCCTCCAGCTCCGCGGCGGTGCACAGGAGCCGAGGATGGGCCGCGCCACGGGCATACAGCGTGCGGTCAGCATGGGCGAGGCCAACGGCGAGGAGGGCCAGGAGGAGGAGGGGCAGAGGGTGGATGGGGAGGCTGTTCATGCGGAGTGGTTCGCGCGGGGAGGCCGTAGGACCTGCGGAGGGGCTGACGGCGCCACTGGGCATGGCATGGCGGGCGCTACGGAGCGTAGAGAGGTAGCGTGTCCAGCGGCCGATGAGGAAGAACCGGCGGTTCTGGCGGGAGTTGTGCGGGGAGGTGCGCGTGAGAGAGGTGTGATCGGCACTCTCAGTCCGGACAGACAAGACGGGCCGGCCCTGAGGCCGGCCCGTCCGTGTGTCAGCTCAAAGGCTGCTCGCCGTCTATGCCGGCAGTTCGCTCAGCTTCACCGGCCGACCCTCGCAGATCGCCTTGTCCATCGCGAACATCACCCGGTGACTGCGTACTCCACTGCACGCGGGTTAGCCGTTCGGGTAGAGGCGTTGAGCACTTCCAGGCCGACGATGTTCCCTTCGCGGTCGTAGTCCAGAATTACGCCGGGCTTGTCCTCGTCGCTCTCCTCAATCTCCGCGTCGCTCAGGATGATGCGGAGGATGTCCACTTCAGCGTCATAGGTGACCTTCATGGCGTCCTCCAGTACTTCTCGATCTTCGTGGTCCTGTAGACGGTGATGACCGTTGCCGGCCGCTCACTGTCATCAACAATCGCGCGGACCAAGAAGGTTCGCCCATCGTCGAGGGTGACCCGCGACTGATAGGCCCGTTTACCGTCCCTCTCGGGGACGACCTGCTGCGGTTCAGACACCACGGCGTCCACGACGGACAGGGGTATCCGCCGCCGCTCGCACTCCTGTTGTGCGTGTCTGGACAGCCGATAGGTCATTGCCTCGGCCTTCTATGCCGGCAGTTCGCTCAACTTCACCGGCCGGCCCTCGCAGATCGCCTTGTCCATCGCGAACATCACGCGGTGGGTCTTGAAGGCCTCGGCCACGTTGATCAGCGAGTCCTTGCCCTCCTTCAGGCAGGCCATGAAGTGGTCCACCTGCGGCGGGTACGGGTGGTCGAGCACGTCGCCGCTGGTCGCCTCGGTCGTCGGGATGTCTATCCACTCTTCCTTGTTCACGCCCGCGATCTTCGTGGTCGAGAGCTTGTCGCCCATCAGCGTGCCCTCGCTGCCCACCAGGCGGATGTTGAAGACGTACGGCTGGCGGCAGTCCACGCACGAGGTGATCTTGCCCGTCGTGCCGTCGGCGAACTTGATGACCGCCACCGAGGTGCTGTCATACTCGTAGTCCTCGGCCCACTTGGCCGACGACCTGGTCGAGTAGCCGAAGACCTCGTCCACCTCGGTGTCCTTGAAGTACAGCAGGCCGTCGAGGGCGTGGCAGCCCGCCGTGACCAGCGCGCTGACCCCGATCTCCTTCTTCACGTTCCAGGCGTGCTGCATGTACCACGGGCCGATGCCGTGGTAGTAGTCCACCTCGATGAAGTGGACGGTCCCCAGCAGGCCCTGGCCGACCAGCGACTTGACCAGTTGGTAGTGGGGAATGAAGCGCAACTCGAAGTACACGGTCGAGCACACGCCCGCCTGGGCGACGGCGTCGCGCATGGCCAGCAGGTCCTCGTACCTGGTGGCCAGCGGCTTCTCGATCATCAGGTGCTTGCCCGCCTGGGCGGCCTTGATGGTCATCGGGGCGTGCAGGTGGTGCGGGGTGCAGATGTCCACCACATCCAGGCCGGGGTGCCCCAGGAAGGCGTCGTAGTCCGCGTACACCTCGATGCCCTCGCCGGCCATGTCCCGGGCGGCGCCGGGGTCCTTGGAGGTGCAGACGGCGGCGATCTCACAGTCGGGGTTGGCGTTGAAGGCGGGGATGTGCCCGCTCGCGGCCCAGCCGAGGCCGGCAATACCGATCTTGAAGTTGGACATAGGTCTCCTCCGGAAACGTTGATCGCGTGGGAGCGGTCACCGACCGCGACCGGTCGCGGTCGGTGACCGCTCCCACACCTTACCAGCCCTACTGCTTCTGCACCCGGCTGCCCAGGACGTCGGACAGCGGGTCCTTGTCCTCGGCGGACATGCCCAGGAAGTGGTGCTGGCGGAAGCCCTCGGCGTAGGCCAGGCCGCGCGGGGCCATCTCGCCGACCTCACCGCAGATATCGCGCATGGTGATCAGGTACGAGTCCATGCCCTGGCTCTTGTCCAACCACTCCTTTTGTGACACATGGCGGCGCAGCATCTCTTCCTTGATGTCAATCTTGTCGGAGATGTCCACGAACAGGCTCGGCACGACCAGGTTGCGCATGCCGTCGCGGTTGCCGTGCGGGTTGGCGTGGTAGATGTACACATCCTGGAAGGTCGGCACCCGGGCGGGGTTGGAGATCCAGTTGCGCATCCCCCGGCAGAAGCACGCCGTCACCATCAGGCGGCAGGTGTTCTGGTGGTCCTCCATGTAGTCATTCGGCGAATGGGTCAGCACGATCTCGGGCTCCAGCTCGCGCACCAGGGCCGTCACGCGCCGGAGGGTCATCTCGTCATAGAAGATCTCGATGTCGTTGACGAGACCCTCGTGGTAGGTCGCGCCGAGGACCGAGGCCGCGGCATGGCCCTCGGCCGCGCGCAGGCGGCAGATCTCATTGTGGTCGTACACAGCGGTGCCGCAGTTGCCGTTGCCGACGGTGAAGATGTGCAACTCGTAGCCGGCATCGCCCAGCGCGGCCAGCGTGCCCGCCATCGTGAACTCCACGTCATCAGGGTGGGCGCCGACAGCCAAAGCGACTTTCTTGTCCGACATGTGAATCTCTCCAGACATACGTGTTGGTACCCCTGGGAAGCGTGTTCCCCCTCACCGCCGCGAATCCCTCCCCGCCCGGTGACAGGAATCGGGCGCGCGGCGCGGGAACTCTGGCCGACATGGACCTCTACCTCGGGCTCGACATCGGCACCACGGCGGTCAAGGCGCTGGCCTGCGACGCAGATGGGCAGGTGCTCGCCGAGGCGGAGCGCCAGTACGGCTACCGCACGCCGCAGCCGGGCTGGGTCGAGCAGGACGCCGAGGACTGGTGGCGGTTGTCCCGCGAGTGCGTGCGGGAGGTCGTGTCTCGCGTGGGCCGGGACATCCTGGACCGGCCGCCGTGCCCGAACGACTTGGCCGGTCCAGGATGTCCCGGCCCACGCGTCACCGCCCTCGCCGTCTCCACCCAGGGCGATACCATCGTGCCCCTGGATGCGGCCGGGCAACCCCTCGCTCCGGCCATCACGTGGATGGACAACCGCACCCCGCGCCAGGTCGCGCAGATGGAGCGGGAGGGGGACCTGTGGTTCCGCCTCACGGGCTCATCGCCCGCGCCCTTCGCCGCGGCCACGAGCATCCTGTGGTGGCGCGATGAGGCGCCCGAAGTCTTCCGGAGCACGCGCCGCTTCGCGCTGGTGGCCGACTTCGTCATCGGGCGCCTGACGGGGCGGCCGCTCCTGGACGCGCCGAACGCCTCGCGCACGCTGGCCTATGACATCACGCGCCGGGCCTGGGCGCCGGAGCTGCTGGAGCGCCTGGGCATAGCGGCCGACCAACTGGCCGAGACAGCGGAGTCGGGGACGGTGGCAGGGCCGGTGCGGCCGGAGGTGGCGGACGACTGGGGCCTGTCGCCCGACACGCAGGTCGTCCTCGGCGGGCACGACCAGACCTGCGCCGCCGTGGGGTGCGGCGTCACGCGACCGGGTGCGCTCATGCTCTCGTGCGGGACGGCCTGGGTCGTGCTGGCGGCGACGGAGCGCCCGTTGTTCGATGAGTCGCACAGCGTACAGGGGTACTGCCATGCCGTGCCGGGAGGCTATGCGGTGCTGGGGGCGTACGCCGGGGGGAACCTGCTGCGCTGGTTCCGGGATACGCTGTGGGACGGCCACGGCGTCCTCACCCCTGCCCCTCTCCCTCGCTGCGCTCCGGAGAGGGGAACGGCGGACGGCAACGAC from bacterium harbors:
- a CDS encoding heparinase II/III family protein translates to MNSLPIHPLPLLLLALLAVGLAHADRTLYARGAAHPRLLCTAAELEAVRGRLDRGVEALAYKEMLRKCNGYLDPKSPLYVDWPERKHHCWRDRGGATWLTKCFEELAWAGVLSGEDKYIEGARHIVLTIIRERVIDQIGGLNYGQPYQGWLSQPLDAGHSSRSLAVFYDLLYDHLSDGERAEVRGYITGTYLAYFYGYMKKLPEAPRYPGVLGHNFALIGNSSAALLTLAVWGETGNAAQEQAWLDLFLEGIKRYLDIGLGVDGGALEGAGYTSACLYYLNFPCEALRRAGGENLFDHPRLRQVCDYYLYEALPGGNYFNNTNDAFFHAHTCFFPLYADLYRRPEMTWLWEHVTGRLTDPKDLFGDGRNAAQPLLNYTILWHALAPAAQTPEQVGLPLSRRFSRRGLVSMRSGWGNEDCLLSFTCGGNPDYGHGQYDANHFALYRGQSALAGDSGYGGGQTEHHNGMLFDGKGQQMKAAEGRIVAYQPGELATYACGRAGDLYHNPTLKQFDRHVFFIHDKQRPYAVIYDDMVADGAEHSYTWLLQGINDTGFMISGQGMRFDLGGTFPRLVDDNTGWEMQVVLFAATPPAFTVDACQTKWSATAEVVEHPRLRAEVKTTGAPHFLAFLYPRRPGTPQPAVTRVGHRALRVAWGDCTDLVAFGPAQTAEASTPGVGFVRTPASGR
- a CDS encoding AAA family ATPase, producing the protein MAEGLVEEIKRKVAQDVEAAYGTAAPRRQWRTPRGFKMLCPLHQERRPSLHVSRPEGLFKCFGCGAGGDFIHFVGLLRGLADPGDAVREAARVLGLADTRGPGHPGPAAGTSEPTHRYHIRDLDGRLIAIHERSEDASGRKSFRWMREGKPGLGGRGAAGLPLYNTHLLPPLADGDTVVVAEGEKAADALTAAGVVALGTVTGASSCPKDPVLEPLRRLRVLLWPDHDDGGRAHMNEIAERLLALGAPTPLMVTWPDAPDHGDAADYLAGPEVAVGDRSHELRAFLDAHAAPYDAEAHGQTASVSRMAAHLQASSWLWESWLPEGYVTMLGGETGVGKSGVALALVRCYLHGLSWPDGTRRSDPHPRDRRVLWLETEDSHGMLRDRCEQWGVSADRLRVWGNDGLATARLDDPDFPAALTREHHRSRYGLIVLDTLTGAHYQEENSAGIKRNLHVLTRFAAHEHVAVLVLHHLRKRREGEPTNVTLDRLRGSSVLPNMMRSVWALSRDEREPDVLCLRVLKSNLAAPPDPIACALGAYGPEFAPWQEAEATPRGTALRLDRAAEALQGLLGDGQWHPLAELKAALVAAGYGERMCQLARTRLSLEERRDGPALQLRLPQPAAPTAAS
- a CDS encoding PIG-L family deacetylase, translating into MSDKKVALAVGAHPDDVEFTMAGTLAALGDAGYELHIFTVGNGNCGTAVYDHNEICRLRAAEGHAAASVLGATYHEGLVNDIEIFYDEMTLRRVTALVRELEPEIVLTHSPNDYMEDHQNTCRLMVTACFCRGMRNWISNPARVPTFQDVYIYHANPHGNRDGMRNLVVPSLFVDISDKIDIKEEMLRRHVSQKEWLDKSQGMDSYLITMRDICGEVGEMAPRGLAYAEGFRQHHFLGMSAEDKDPLSDVLGSRVQKQ
- a CDS encoding Gfo/Idh/MocA family oxidoreductase, whose product is MSNFKIGIAGLGWAASGHIPAFNANPDCEIAAVCTSKDPGAARDMAGEGIEVYADYDAFLGHPGLDVVDICTPHHLHAPMTIKAAQAGKHLMIEKPLATRYEDLLAMRDAVAQAGVCSTVYFELRFIPHYQLVKSLVGQGLLGTVHFIEVDYYHGIGPWYMQHAWNVKKEIGVSALVTAGCHALDGLLYFKDTEVDEVFGYSTRSSAKWAEDYEYDSTSVAVIKFADGTTGKITSCVDCRQPYVFNIRLVGSEGTLMGDKLSTTKIAGVNKEEWIDIPTTEATSGDVLDHPYPPQVDHFMACLKEGKDSLINVAEAFKTHRVMFAMDKAICEGRPVKLSELPA
- a CDS encoding DUF2283 domain-containing protein, with translation MKVTYDAEVDILRIILSDAEIEESDEDKPGVILDYDREGNIVGLEVLNASTRTANPRAVEYAVTG
- a CDS encoding DUF4258 domain-containing protein yields the protein MTYRLSRHAQQECERRRIPLSVVDAVVSEPQQVVPERDGKRAYQSRVTLDDGRTFLVRAIVDDSERPATVITVYRTTKIEKYWRTP